The following are encoded in a window of Aerococcus sanguinicola genomic DNA:
- the rpsK gene encoding 30S ribosomal protein S11, whose protein sequence is MAKAKRQTRKRRVKKNVEVGVAHIHSTFNNTIVMITDEHGNAISWSSAGALGFKGSRKSTPYAAQMASEAASKTAMDQGMKTVEVSVKGPGPGRESAIRALQAAGLEVTSIRDVTPIPHNGCRPPKRRRV, encoded by the coding sequence ATGGCTAAAGCAAAACGTCAAACACGTAAACGTCGCGTGAAAAAGAATGTTGAAGTTGGTGTTGCTCATATCCACTCAACTTTCAATAATACTATTGTTATGATTACTGATGAACATGGTAATGCAATTTCATGGTCATCCGCAGGTGCACTTGGTTTCAAGGGTTCCCGTAAATCAACACCTTATGCTGCCCAAATGGCTTCAGAAGCTGCTTCTAAGACTGCTATGGACCAAGGCATGAAGACTGTTGAAGTATCTGTTAAAGGCCCAGGACCTGGTCGTGAATCTGCAATTCGTGCTTTACAAGCTGCTGGTTTGGAAGTTACCTCAATTCGTGACGTAACCCCAATCCCACACAACGGTTGCCGTCCTCCAAAACGTCGTCGTGTATAG
- the rpsM gene encoding 30S ribosomal protein S13: MARIAGVDIPRNKRIVIALTYIYGIGNTTAKKILADAGVSEDIRVNDLSNDELDKIRAEVDKIKVEGDLRRDVNMDIKRLQEIGSYRGMRHRRNLPVRGQNTKNNARTRKGRGVAIPGKKK; this comes from the coding sequence ATGGCTCGTATTGCAGGTGTAGATATTCCACGTAACAAACGTATTGTCATTGCCTTAACTTACATTTATGGGATCGGGAACACAACAGCTAAAAAGATCTTAGCTGATGCTGGCGTTTCTGAAGATATCCGTGTGAATGATTTAAGCAATGATGAATTAGATAAGATTCGTGCAGAAGTTGATAAGATCAAGGTTGAAGGTGACTTACGTCGTGATGTCAACATGGACATCAAACGTTTACAAGAAATCGGTTCCTACCGTGGTATGCGTCACCGTCGTAACCTACCAGTTCGCGGTCAAAATACTAAGAACAATGCTCGTACCCGTAAAGGTCGCGGTGTAGCGATCCCAGGTAAGAAGAAATAA
- the infA gene encoding translation initiation factor IF-1, whose amino-acid sequence MSKEDMIEVEGTVTETLPNAMFKVELENGVEILAHVSGKIRVNYIRILPGDRVKVEMSPYDLTKGRITYRFK is encoded by the coding sequence GTGTCTAAAGAAGATATGATCGAAGTAGAAGGTACAGTCACTGAGACTTTACCTAATGCAATGTTCAAAGTCGAACTTGAAAACGGCGTAGAGATTCTTGCCCATGTGTCTGGGAAGATTCGTGTGAATTATATTCGAATTCTACCGGGTGACCGTGTAAAAGTCGAAATGTCTCCATATGATCTGACCAAGGGACGGATTACATATCGTTTCAAGTAA
- the rpmJ gene encoding 50S ribosomal protein L36: MKVRASVKPICDKCKVIRRNGKVMVICQNPKHKQRQG; encoded by the coding sequence GTGAAAGTTAGAGCGTCTGTTAAACCAATTTGCGACAAATGCAAAGTGATTCGTCGTAATGGCAAAGTCATGGTAATTTGCCAAAACCCTAAACATAAACAACGCCAAGGTTAA
- a CDS encoding adenylate kinase: protein MNIILMGLPGAGKGTQAEKIVATYDIPHISTGDMFRQAIKDQTPLGKEAKSYMDKGGLVPDEVTNGIVKERLQQADTEAKGFMLDGFPRTLNQAKALEEILEDINKTIDAVIYIDVDPEVLEKRLSGRIICGNCGATFNVNFNPPKEEGVCDRCGAEEFYTRDDDKAEVVKNRIEVNQEQQAPILDFYESQGKVYRVPGDIGIDNVFNEIKKIIE from the coding sequence ATGAATATTATTTTGATGGGGCTGCCAGGTGCTGGTAAGGGTACCCAAGCAGAAAAAATTGTGGCAACTTATGACATTCCACATATTTCAACAGGAGATATGTTCCGTCAAGCCATCAAAGACCAAACCCCACTCGGTAAAGAAGCTAAATCATACATGGACAAGGGTGGCCTTGTGCCAGATGAAGTAACGAATGGGATTGTTAAAGAACGTTTACAACAAGCAGACACAGAAGCTAAGGGTTTCATGTTAGATGGCTTCCCACGGACGCTCAACCAAGCTAAGGCCTTGGAAGAAATCCTGGAAGACATTAACAAGACCATTGATGCTGTCATTTATATCGATGTTGATCCTGAAGTCCTAGAAAAACGCCTAAGTGGTCGGATTATCTGTGGCAATTGTGGGGCAACCTTCAATGTCAACTTTAACCCTCCGAAAGAAGAAGGCGTCTGTGATCGCTGTGGGGCAGAAGAATTCTATACCCGCGACGATGATAAGGCTGAAGTGGTTAAGAATCGGATCGAAGTTAACCAAGAGCAACAAGCCCCAATCCTCGACTTCTACGAAAGTCAAGGTAAGGTTTACCGGGTGCCTGGTGACATCGGAATCGATAATGTCTTTAACGAAATCAAAAAGATCATTGAATAA
- the rplQ gene encoding 50S ribosomal protein L17: protein MSYRKLGRTSSQRKALLRDLTTDLIINERIETTESRAKEIRKSTEKMITLGKKGDLSARRQAAKFVRNEIADVRAEDDDIVIETALQKLFNELGPRYADRQGGYTRILKTEPRRGDGSKMAIIELV from the coding sequence ATGAGTTACCGTAAATTAGGTCGCACCAGCTCACAACGTAAAGCTCTATTACGTGATTTGACGACTGATTTAATTATCAATGAACGTATCGAAACTACCGAATCTCGTGCTAAAGAAATCCGTAAATCTACTGAAAAAATGATTACTTTAGGCAAGAAAGGTGACCTTAGCGCACGTCGTCAAGCTGCTAAATTTGTTCGTAACGAAATCGCTGATGTTCGTGCGGAAGATGATGACATCGTTATTGAAACAGCCTTACAAAAATTATTCAACGAGTTAGGCCCTCGCTATGCTGATCGTCAAGGCGGCTATACCCGTATTCTTAAGACTGAACCTCGTCGTGGTGACGGTTCTAAGATGGCGATTATTGAATTAGTGTAA
- a CDS encoding DNA-directed RNA polymerase subunit alpha yields MIEIEKPTIETIEISDDNKFGKFAIEPLERGYGTTLGNSLRRILLSSLPGTAVTSVQIDDVLHEYSTIPGVREDVTQIVLNIKKLSLKLYDVEEKQVEIDVVGPAEVTAADITADADFDIMNPDLHICSLEDGARFHMLMNVQNGRGFVRSEHNKSENMPIGVIPVDSIYTPIEKVNYQVENIRIGEINQFDKLTYDIWTDGTIAPHEALSLAAKILTEHLAIFVDMTNEAKSAEIMVEKEETQKEKMLEMSIEELDLSVRSYNCLKRAGINTVDELTDRTEQEMMKVRNLGRKSLDEVKNKLAALDLSLRQED; encoded by the coding sequence ATGATCGAAATTGAAAAACCAACTATTGAAACGATTGAGATCAGCGATGATAACAAATTTGGTAAATTTGCGATTGAACCATTAGAACGTGGTTACGGAACAACCTTAGGCAATTCCCTGCGTCGTATTTTACTCTCATCATTGCCTGGTACAGCGGTAACATCAGTTCAGATTGATGATGTTTTACATGAATATTCTACAATCCCAGGTGTCCGCGAAGATGTCACTCAAATTGTATTGAACATCAAGAAGCTTTCCTTGAAACTTTATGATGTTGAAGAAAAACAAGTCGAAATTGATGTAGTTGGCCCAGCAGAGGTCACTGCAGCGGATATTACGGCCGATGCTGATTTTGATATCATGAATCCAGACTTGCACATTTGCAGCCTCGAAGATGGAGCCCGTTTCCATATGCTGATGAATGTTCAAAATGGTCGTGGTTTTGTTCGCTCTGAACATAACAAATCAGAAAATATGCCAATTGGCGTAATTCCAGTAGATTCAATCTACACACCAATCGAAAAAGTTAACTACCAAGTTGAAAATATCCGTATTGGTGAAATTAACCAGTTCGATAAGTTGACTTATGATATCTGGACTGACGGGACGATAGCCCCTCATGAAGCGTTGAGTTTAGCTGCTAAGATTCTAACGGAACACTTGGCGATCTTCGTTGATATGACCAATGAAGCAAAATCTGCTGAAATCATGGTCGAAAAAGAAGAAACTCAGAAAGAAAAAATGCTCGAAATGTCAATCGAAGAATTGGATCTTTCTGTTCGCTCATACAACTGTTTGAAACGTGCAGGTATCAATACTGTGGATGAATTAACTGACCGAACTGAACAAGAAATGATGAAAGTTCGTAACTTAGGCCGTAAGTCACTCGATGAAGTCAAGAATAAGTTGGCTGCCCTCGATTTAAGCTTGCGCCAAGAAGATTAA